One part of the Bacteroidia bacterium genome encodes these proteins:
- a CDS encoding helix-turn-helix domain-containing protein: MAFDNYLLFFFSALGVFNGLLLCIYFLLLAKPRHISNVFLGVLLLAICLRVGKSIFFYFNDNLADIYIQTGITGCFFIGPFLFLYIHALLQPEGKIVQYWKPHILLLFISILLLGIFFPYKANRALWQDWFMNAVYFQWFIYLLFTGKLIFPILKKLFQADQKTNTLEFWMSNVYLACCLLWLVYVTSYFTSYISGAISFSVITYLLILSYVFSKKKRSVLYLDNRKQEERKIDPARAQKLLEKLKCLMEEAAPYTKPNLKSEELAKLLDISVHELSTLLNDSLGKRFTDFINEYRVNRSKELMKSMQNYTFEAIGYEAGFNSKSTFYAAFKKITGQSPSKYLKAQKSSANL; encoded by the coding sequence ATGGCCTTTGATAATTATTTGCTGTTCTTTTTTAGTGCCCTGGGGGTTTTTAATGGCTTGTTGCTATGTATTTATTTCCTCCTCCTGGCTAAGCCCCGGCATATCTCTAATGTCTTTCTGGGAGTCCTTCTACTAGCTATCTGCCTGAGAGTAGGCAAGTCTATCTTCTTCTATTTCAATGATAACCTGGCGGATATATATATTCAAACAGGCATAACCGGCTGTTTTTTCATAGGCCCATTTCTGTTCTTATATATACATGCCCTCCTTCAGCCTGAGGGTAAAATCGTCCAGTATTGGAAGCCTCATATCCTGCTATTATTTATTTCGATTCTCCTTTTAGGGATTTTCTTTCCCTATAAAGCTAATCGGGCGCTTTGGCAGGATTGGTTTATGAATGCTGTATACTTTCAGTGGTTTATTTATCTGCTCTTCACGGGGAAACTGATTTTTCCCATCTTAAAAAAACTTTTTCAGGCAGACCAAAAGACAAATACCCTTGAATTCTGGATGAGCAATGTGTATTTGGCTTGCTGCTTGCTTTGGCTCGTCTATGTTACTTCCTATTTCACCAGCTATATCAGCGGAGCCATTAGCTTTTCCGTCATTACCTATCTGCTTATCCTATCCTATGTTTTTAGTAAAAAGAAGCGATCCGTGCTTTATTTAGACAATCGGAAACAGGAGGAGCGCAAAATAGATCCCGCAAGGGCACAAAAGCTTCTGGAAAAATTAAAATGCCTAATGGAAGAGGCAGCTCCCTATACAAAACCCAACTTAAAATCCGAAGAATTGGCAAAGCTACTGGATATTAGTGTTCATGAATTGTCGACCCTGCTCAATGATAGCCTTGGAAAGCGATTTACTGACTTTATCAATGAATATCGTGTCAATCGGAGCAAAGAACTCATGAAATCCATGCAAAACTATACCTTCGAAGCCATCGGATATGAAGCGGGTTTCAACTCCAAGTCTACCTTTTATGCTGCCTTCAAAAAAATAACAGGCCAAAGCCCTTCAAAATACCTCAAGGCTCAAAAAAGTAGTGCTAATTTATAA
- the alaS gene encoding alanine--tRNA ligase, whose amino-acid sequence MKSSKEIRNIFLQFFKQKLHQIVKSAPVVVKNDPTLMFTNAGMNQFKDIFLGLKPAKFKRVTDTQKCLRVSGKHNDLEEVGHDTYHHTLFEMLGNWSFGDYYKEEAIDWAWELLTEGFEISPDRIYASIFGGDKEDGIPADDEATSYWKKYLPEERILPFGKKDNFWEMGDVGPSGPCSEIHLDLRSDEERAKVPGKDLVNEDHPEVVEIWNLVFIQFNRKADGSLEELPQKHVDTGMGFERVVMALQNKQSSYDTDLFDGSRNFLQAKTGLTYSEASEAEQIAIRVIMDHIRAVVFAIGDGQRPENTGAGYVIRRILRRASRYGFTYLGLQKPFMYEMVPILAEQYRGVFDEVEAQQDYITRIIKSEEESFLRTLESGSKLFDAYLKDHKDSDKVDGDFAFMLYDTKGFPIDLTELMAREQGRTVDMDQFHVRLEEQKKRSRDDSERDTGDWVIVNTSNDLPIFKGYDVLELETRILQYRTVSTEKKSIYQLVLEETPFYAESGGQIGDRGLLKNGEQEIKVLNTQKENELIIHYVDKLPEDASGSWKAEVFKEFRQKVTSNHSATHLLHAALRETLGTHVEQKGSLVSDKALRFDFSHFEKVTPEEVKQIEDIVNAQIAKGIPLEEYRDVPIDDAKRMGAMALFGEKYGEQVRVIVFDQEHSVELCGGTHVGNTRDIRLFKLVSESSIAAGVRRVEAYTGSKAFDYLNEKQETLSRVSAILKDPKDLEKSVGDLVEKNKELEKALQKLNAEKVGQLKQGLLDKAENISGINIIRAKVDLGSSDDLKQLSFELKRATENTLVVLGAVIKDKPQLSVILSDDLAEKGSYHAGNMVRELAKEIKGGGGGQPFFATAGGKDANGIQAALEKVTQML is encoded by the coding sequence ATGAAATCGTCTAAAGAAATACGCAATATATTTCTACAGTTTTTCAAACAAAAACTGCACCAGATTGTAAAATCTGCTCCGGTTGTTGTAAAAAATGATCCTACACTCATGTTTACAAACGCCGGAATGAACCAGTTTAAGGACATTTTCCTCGGTTTAAAGCCGGCAAAATTTAAACGTGTAACTGACACGCAAAAGTGTCTTCGGGTATCAGGAAAACACAATGATCTGGAGGAAGTGGGGCATGATACCTACCATCACACCCTCTTTGAGATGTTAGGAAACTGGTCTTTTGGGGACTATTATAAGGAAGAAGCGATAGATTGGGCCTGGGAATTACTTACCGAAGGATTTGAAATTTCCCCTGATCGTATTTACGCAAGTATCTTCGGAGGAGACAAAGAAGACGGTATTCCTGCAGACGATGAGGCTACTTCTTACTGGAAAAAGTACTTACCTGAAGAGCGGATTTTACCATTTGGGAAAAAAGACAATTTTTGGGAAATGGGAGATGTTGGACCTTCCGGGCCTTGTTCGGAGATCCACCTCGATTTACGCTCAGATGAGGAAAGAGCAAAAGTTCCCGGAAAAGATCTGGTAAATGAAGATCATCCTGAAGTGGTTGAGATTTGGAATCTGGTATTTATTCAATTCAATAGAAAAGCAGATGGAAGTCTCGAAGAATTGCCTCAGAAGCATGTAGATACAGGTATGGGCTTCGAAAGGGTAGTTATGGCCCTTCAAAACAAGCAATCTTCTTATGATACCGACCTTTTTGATGGTAGCCGGAATTTTTTACAGGCAAAAACCGGACTGACCTATTCAGAAGCTTCAGAAGCCGAACAAATCGCTATTCGGGTCATTATGGACCATATCCGGGCCGTAGTATTTGCTATCGGAGACGGACAAAGGCCCGAAAATACGGGAGCAGGTTATGTGATTAGGAGAATTCTGCGTAGAGCTTCTCGCTATGGATTTACCTATTTAGGTCTGCAAAAACCATTCATGTATGAAATGGTGCCCATTCTGGCTGAGCAATATAGAGGAGTCTTTGACGAAGTCGAAGCCCAACAGGATTATATCACCCGTATTATAAAGAGTGAAGAAGAAAGCTTCCTGCGTACCCTGGAAAGTGGATCAAAACTCTTTGACGCTTATTTAAAGGATCATAAGGATTCAGACAAGGTAGACGGGGATTTCGCCTTTATGCTTTATGATACCAAAGGCTTTCCTATTGACTTGACCGAGCTCATGGCACGTGAACAGGGCCGGACAGTAGATATGGATCAGTTTCATGTGCGACTGGAAGAACAGAAAAAGCGTAGCAGGGATGATTCAGAGCGCGATACGGGAGATTGGGTGATTGTAAATACTTCTAATGATCTGCCCATCTTCAAGGGTTATGATGTCCTGGAGCTGGAAACTCGCATTCTCCAATACCGAACCGTAAGTACTGAAAAGAAGAGCATCTACCAGTTGGTGCTGGAAGAAACGCCTTTTTATGCAGAAAGTGGGGGGCAGATCGGAGACAGAGGTTTATTAAAAAATGGAGAACAAGAGATCAAAGTCCTTAATACGCAAAAAGAAAATGAACTCATTATTCATTATGTAGATAAGCTGCCAGAGGATGCAAGTGGAAGTTGGAAGGCTGAAGTCTTTAAAGAATTCAGACAGAAAGTTACCTCCAATCATAGCGCAACTCATTTATTGCATGCGGCCTTAAGGGAAACTTTAGGGACTCATGTAGAGCAAAAAGGCTCCCTGGTTTCCGATAAAGCTTTACGATTTGACTTTTCTCACTTCGAAAAAGTTACCCCCGAAGAAGTAAAACAGATAGAAGATATCGTAAATGCACAGATTGCCAAAGGGATTCCTTTGGAAGAATACAGAGATGTGCCCATTGATGATGCAAAGAGAATGGGGGCGATGGCCCTTTTCGGCGAAAAATATGGAGAGCAAGTACGTGTGATCGTATTTGACCAGGAGCACAGTGTCGAATTGTGTGGGGGAACGCATGTAGGTAACACCAGGGATATTCGTCTGTTTAAACTGGTCTCAGAGAGTTCAATTGCTGCCGGAGTAAGAAGAGTAGAGGCATACACTGGTTCCAAAGCCTTTGATTATCTCAATGAAAAACAAGAGACCCTTAGTCGGGTTTCTGCTATCCTGAAAGATCCCAAGGACCTCGAAAAGTCTGTGGGAGATTTGGTAGAAAAAAATAAAGAACTGGAAAAAGCCCTTCAAAAACTCAATGCAGAAAAAGTAGGGCAATTGAAACAAGGATTATTGGATAAGGCTGAAAATATCTCCGGAATCAATATCATTCGGGCAAAAGTTGATCTGGGATCATCTGATGACCTGAAGCAGCTTTCCTTTGAACTGAAAAGAGCAACAGAGAATACCCTGGTAGTTCTGGGAGCAGTGATTAAGGATAAACCTCAGCTCAGCGTTATCCTTAGCGATGACCTGGCTGAGAAAGGAAGCTATCATGCTGGAAATATGGTAAGGGAGTTGGCTAAGGAAATCAAAGGCGGAGGCGGTGGACAGCCATTCTTTGCAACTGCTGGAGGAAAAGATGCCAATGGAATTCAAGCGGCATTGGAAAAAGTGACACAAATGCTCTAA
- a CDS encoding serine hydrolase domain-containing protein — translation MKRIIFPFLLLFLSNSFQLLAQNSTSPEIEASIDRIFASYQDQAGCALGIYKEGKIFFQKGYGQANLEKKTPISSRTIFDIASVSKQFTAACIFLLEAEGKLSLEDPIQKHLPQFPVYEGQDIKVKHLLYHSSGLRGYLRLLYAQGKSWDLPFNNEDGLELMAKQRGLNFDPGDRFSYSNTAYMLLASIVEEASGSSFGQFAKKRIFEPLGMHHTFFREDTALEISDQALAYEWQNGAFELEHYQKNTIVGDGGLHTNIEDFFKWSENFKHARLGGKSFINSMLSLGSLNSGEKTNYAGGLFLGDYQNLPGLPTIGHDGSWAGFRSLFFKFPEQDIAFVIFSNNSHTDVWALLNQLTSLFLAEEIAAAREKLNTEGNDQDEAHVLLNKKAKSNFPGSYFNPVEGYSRNILLENDTLIYQRSNGITTKLIPLSENRFHLQGLSFVQLVFQSSATGIELKFQVANDPPIYMHKYTPRSYQKQELKAFEGSYTSEELESSYIIKAAESSLHIFIGSDLLVEVFPVMEDVFNDVHFGYLKFERSPEGQISSFTINDELARDILFLRRS, via the coding sequence ATGAAAAGAATCATTTTCCCTTTCCTCCTACTCTTTCTGTCAAATTCCTTTCAACTTCTCGCTCAGAACTCCACTTCTCCGGAGATCGAGGCCTCCATTGACCGTATTTTTGCGAGCTACCAGGATCAAGCCGGCTGCGCCCTGGGTATATATAAAGAAGGAAAAATCTTCTTCCAGAAAGGATATGGACAAGCTAATCTGGAAAAGAAGACTCCTATAAGTTCCCGGACAATATTTGACATCGCATCTGTCTCTAAGCAGTTCACAGCTGCCTGTATATTTTTGCTCGAAGCAGAAGGAAAACTCTCTCTGGAAGATCCCATTCAAAAACACCTCCCTCAATTCCCTGTATATGAAGGGCAGGATATCAAGGTTAAGCATCTCTTATATCACAGCAGCGGTCTGAGGGGCTATTTGCGCCTCCTATATGCTCAGGGCAAATCCTGGGACCTGCCATTTAATAATGAAGATGGACTTGAGCTAATGGCGAAACAAAGAGGCCTGAATTTTGATCCGGGTGATCGCTTTTCCTACAGCAATACCGCTTATATGCTCCTGGCAAGCATCGTAGAAGAAGCAAGTGGTTCAAGTTTTGGTCAATTTGCCAAAAAACGCATTTTTGAGCCATTGGGAATGCATCATACTTTCTTTCGAGAGGATACTGCATTAGAAATTTCAGATCAAGCTCTGGCCTATGAATGGCAAAATGGCGCCTTTGAACTAGAGCATTATCAAAAAAACACCATTGTGGGCGATGGAGGTTTGCACACAAATATTGAAGATTTTTTCAAATGGAGTGAAAACTTCAAACATGCCAGGCTAGGAGGAAAGTCATTCATCAATTCCATGTTGAGCCTGGGTAGCCTAAATTCTGGGGAAAAGACAAATTATGCGGGGGGATTGTTTTTAGGGGATTATCAAAATCTGCCAGGCTTGCCAACAATCGGACATGATGGAAGTTGGGCGGGGTTCAGGTCTCTCTTTTTCAAATTCCCCGAACAGGATATTGCTTTCGTCATCTTCAGTAATAATTCCCATACAGATGTTTGGGCACTCTTAAATCAATTGACATCGCTATTTCTGGCAGAAGAAATAGCTGCAGCTCGAGAAAAATTGAATACTGAAGGGAACGATCAGGATGAAGCGCATGTTCTTTTAAACAAAAAAGCAAAAAGCAATTTCCCGGGCTCCTATTTCAATCCAGTAGAAGGATATAGCCGAAATATTTTACTAGAAAATGACACGTTGATCTACCAAAGAAGCAATGGAATCACGACCAAATTGATCCCACTCAGTGAAAATCGTTTTCACTTACAAGGGCTTTCTTTTGTCCAACTAGTATTTCAATCCTCTGCAACTGGAATCGAGCTGAAATTTCAGGTGGCAAATGATCCACCGATTTATATGCATAAATACACTCCTCGATCGTATCAAAAGCAGGAATTAAAAGCTTTTGAAGGAAGCTATACTTCTGAAGAATTAGAAAGCAGCTATATCATAAAGGCTGCAGAGAGTAGTTTGCACATATTTATAGGCTCTGACTTGCTGGTAGAAGTATTCCCTGTGATGGAAGATGTATTTAATGATGTTCACTTTGGCTATCTGAAATTTGAACGTTCTCCAGAGGGACAGATCAGTAGCTTTACCATAAATGACGAATTGGCAAGGGATATTCTTTTTCTTAGGAGGAGTTGA
- a CDS encoding MerR family transcriptional regulator, with product MLNPWTNGVSKDIIQKQYYTIGEVAKELDLTTSLIRFWETEFREVNPKKNRKGNRVYTPQDIEVLRVIQFLLKDRKYTIKGAKERLKHELKAVEEELKTRDTLLKLKSFLLDLKESL from the coding sequence ATACTGAATCCATGGACTAATGGGGTAAGTAAAGATATCATACAGAAACAATACTATACGATTGGAGAGGTAGCCAAGGAATTAGACTTGACTACCTCTCTGATTCGTTTTTGGGAAACGGAATTTCGGGAAGTAAATCCCAAGAAAAACCGTAAGGGTAATCGCGTATATACTCCCCAGGATATAGAGGTCCTCCGCGTCATCCAATTTCTTCTCAAAGATCGCAAGTATACCATCAAGGGTGCCAAAGAAAGACTCAAGCATGAGTTAAAGGCGGTGGAAGAAGAACTCAAGACCCGCGATACTTTATTAAAATTGAAGTCCTTTCTATTGGATTTAAAAGAATCTTTATAG
- a CDS encoding TerC family protein produces MDFSVLITTDGLVSLFTLTLMEIILGIDNIIFISIVAGKLPEDQQGKARTLGLFLALFFRIALLLSINWIVGLTDPVIALESLPESFELSWRDIILIAGGIFLMGKTILEMHHKLEGQDGSEDSIKVKGFWNVILQIIVLDIVFSFDSILTAVGLVKHVEIMIVAVVISLAIMLVAAGPISKFINERPTIQMLALSFLMLIGFMLVAEGFEQHVDKGYIYFAMAFAFIVEILNSRLRRGKDKNIEPVKLRDRFIDEEEY; encoded by the coding sequence ATGGATTTTAGCGTACTCATTACCACCGATGGACTTGTAAGTCTCTTTACTCTTACCCTCATGGAGATCATCCTGGGGATAGATAACATCATCTTTATTTCCATCGTCGCAGGTAAGTTGCCGGAGGATCAACAAGGCAAAGCACGTACACTGGGATTGTTCCTCGCCCTCTTTTTCAGAATTGCCTTACTATTATCGATAAACTGGATTGTAGGGCTTACAGATCCCGTTATCGCCTTAGAGTCTTTGCCCGAAAGTTTTGAGTTGAGTTGGCGGGATATTATTCTGATTGCGGGAGGTATATTCCTTATGGGGAAAACCATTCTGGAAATGCACCATAAATTGGAAGGACAGGATGGTTCAGAGGATAGCATAAAGGTCAAAGGATTTTGGAATGTTATCCTCCAAATCATCGTCCTGGATATCGTTTTCTCTTTTGATTCAATATTGACAGCGGTTGGATTGGTCAAACATGTGGAGATCATGATTGTGGCCGTAGTGATTTCTTTGGCTATTATGCTTGTTGCTGCAGGCCCGATCAGCAAATTCATCAACGAAAGGCCTACCATTCAGATGCTGGCTTTATCCTTCCTCATGCTCATTGGGTTTATGCTGGTGGCAGAAGGCTTCGAGCAACATGTAGACAAAGGCTACATCTATTTCGCGATGGCTTTTGCCTTTATCGTAGAGATATTGAATTCAAGACTGCGTAGGGGTAAGGATAAAAATATAGAACCGGTAAAGTTGAGAGATCGCTTTATTGATGAAGAGGAATACTAG
- a CDS encoding caspase family protein — MSAPQFYALFVGIDTYLPPVPPLDGCVNDMRAMRDYIKRSVAPENLHMEVLENDQATRMNVVQKFEEHLSQANENDVVFFYFSGHGSQEPAHEAFWYLEPDKKNETLVCYDSRSSDGSDLADKELATLIDQVSQKNPHVLVIMDCCNSGDGTRNLNSTSKVRQSPSTDNVRSLDSYILPRNMSSDRSVLSTSGVEKLEIPTPRHVHMSAAHSFELAKETYLGGSPRGVFTYSLIEVLEASVGPVSYSDLMRRVRRLVTQRTYDQTPQLYSFVSDDSDLIFLGGETARKANYYGLSYDRESNEWSIDAGSAHGILASHNGEDTILSVYAEDANESELTDDSRALGKVSVKKIDVANSTVRLEGDLWLDKNTQYRAVVFSMPITPLKVALVGDEGDGLPLLIKALEDEREDDLYLDVTDNPKEADYLLHIHNSQYIVTRGTDGPDQALIAQLNGYTAANAKTAIDNLVHIAKWERMLELKNPGTGLSSTAIKVTLHKEDSDEIIQPGSAGYRLTYKNSGGEKPKFRVKLQNTSSQRLYVVFLYMSSSYGINEGTIPRGGIWLDSGQETWIINGKAIEGSVSDAHYSLGRTEVQETFKLIASTTEINAKLLRMPELGEPVTTRNIGKPKTNTRSLMFEDDDNTSSGDDWITDEYGVIIQRLD, encoded by the coding sequence ATGAGCGCCCCTCAATTCTATGCCTTGTTCGTCGGTATTGACACCTATCTGCCACCGGTACCACCCCTTGATGGCTGCGTCAATGATATGCGAGCCATGCGTGATTATATCAAGCGTAGTGTTGCTCCGGAAAATCTCCACATGGAAGTTCTGGAAAACGATCAGGCTACCCGCATGAATGTAGTACAGAAGTTTGAAGAGCATCTCAGTCAGGCAAACGAAAATGATGTAGTGTTTTTTTACTTTAGCGGCCATGGTTCTCAGGAGCCTGCTCATGAAGCTTTCTGGTACCTTGAACCTGATAAAAAGAATGAGACCCTTGTTTGTTATGACAGTCGTAGTTCTGATGGGTCTGACCTTGCCGACAAAGAACTGGCAACCCTGATAGATCAGGTTTCACAAAAAAATCCACATGTACTCGTGATCATGGATTGCTGCAATTCCGGTGATGGTACCCGAAATTTGAATTCAACTTCCAAAGTTAGGCAGTCGCCCTCAACGGATAATGTACGATCGCTGGATTCTTATATTCTCCCCCGCAACATGAGTTCTGACAGAAGTGTCTTATCTACTTCAGGTGTAGAAAAATTAGAGATTCCAACTCCGCGCCATGTTCATATGTCAGCTGCCCATTCTTTTGAGTTAGCGAAAGAGACTTACCTGGGAGGATCGCCAAGAGGGGTATTTACCTATTCCCTGATTGAGGTATTGGAAGCCTCCGTGGGACCCGTATCCTATAGTGATCTTATGCGGAGAGTGCGCAGGCTCGTTACCCAGAGAACCTACGACCAAACACCACAGCTATATAGTTTTGTTTCAGATGATTCCGACCTCATTTTTTTAGGAGGAGAAACCGCTCGTAAGGCAAATTATTATGGATTGAGTTATGACCGTGAATCCAATGAGTGGTCTATAGACGCTGGCTCAGCCCATGGAATCCTGGCATCACATAATGGAGAAGACACCATACTTTCGGTCTATGCAGAAGATGCCAATGAAAGCGAATTGACAGACGACAGCAGAGCGCTGGGAAAAGTTTCGGTAAAGAAAATAGATGTTGCGAATAGTACCGTCCGTTTAGAAGGAGATCTTTGGTTGGATAAAAACACCCAGTATCGGGCAGTTGTTTTCTCTATGCCTATCACTCCTCTGAAAGTAGCACTTGTGGGAGATGAAGGAGATGGATTGCCCTTATTGATAAAGGCACTAGAAGATGAAAGAGAGGATGATCTCTATCTTGATGTCACAGATAATCCCAAAGAGGCTGATTATTTGCTTCATATCCATAATAGCCAATACATCGTTACACGGGGTACAGATGGGCCAGACCAAGCTTTGATCGCTCAGCTTAATGGATATACAGCAGCCAATGCTAAAACTGCTATAGATAACCTTGTCCACATCGCTAAATGGGAGCGCATGCTCGAGCTCAAGAATCCCGGAACCGGTCTTTCAAGTACTGCGATAAAAGTTACATTACACAAAGAGGATTCTGATGAAATTATTCAGCCAGGATCTGCAGGATATCGGCTTACTTATAAAAATTCAGGAGGAGAAAAACCCAAATTCAGGGTAAAACTTCAGAATACCAGTTCTCAAAGGCTTTACGTTGTTTTCCTTTATATGTCTTCTTCATACGGCATAAACGAAGGCACCATCCCCAGAGGTGGAATATGGTTGGATAGCGGTCAGGAAACATGGATCATCAATGGAAAAGCGATTGAAGGAAGTGTAAGTGATGCACATTATTCCCTCGGGAGGACTGAAGTGCAGGAAACCTTCAAATTGATTGCAAGTACTACCGAGATAAATGCCAAACTTCTCCGCATGCCAGAATTAGGAGAACCGGTTACAACTAGAAATATAGGAAAACCCAAAACCAATACGCGCTCCCTCATGTTTGAAGATGACGATAATACGAGTAGTGGAGATGACTGGATCACAGATGAATATGGAGTGATCATACAGCGATTGGACTAG
- a CDS encoding M23 family metallopeptidase, with protein MAKRIRYYYDEESCTFQEEKASAQSIFKKTLVILAGCGLLAYSIFFDDPKTIYLKNQNEKLKTELQVLTNSLAVLEDQVDKLHDEDNKLLRSLIPEATQIDEGAWNGGIGGSVLNDPNTPEDLKNAKDRLKTLERKVDIQGKSFNHLHELMTSNDYRIRHTPAIRPVRGTVISGFGQRMHPLQKIRKMHWGLDMQASMGTPIISSADGTVTLVRKSKGGYGHQIEITHGSTGYITKYAHMREIHVKKGQKVKRGEEIGLSGNSGLSKGPHLHYEIILNGKKIDPIEFFYGGMNKADYAKLKELAKKDTESMD; from the coding sequence ATGGCAAAACGAATACGATATTACTACGACGAAGAGAGCTGTACCTTTCAGGAAGAGAAAGCGAGCGCACAGTCGATCTTCAAAAAGACTTTAGTAATACTTGCAGGTTGTGGATTATTGGCTTACTCTATCTTCTTTGATGATCCTAAAACGATCTATCTAAAGAACCAAAATGAAAAGCTAAAAACTGAATTACAGGTTCTCACAAATTCATTGGCAGTTCTGGAAGACCAAGTAGATAAGCTTCACGATGAGGATAACAAACTTCTCAGAAGTTTGATTCCTGAGGCCACACAAATAGATGAAGGAGCCTGGAATGGTGGTATTGGGGGTTCAGTCCTCAACGACCCTAACACTCCTGAAGATCTCAAAAATGCAAAAGACCGCCTCAAGACTCTTGAGAGAAAGGTTGATATACAAGGAAAAAGTTTCAATCACCTTCATGAGCTGATGACCAGCAATGATTACAGAATTCGCCACACTCCGGCTATTCGCCCGGTAAGAGGTACTGTGATCTCCGGTTTTGGTCAGCGTATGCACCCGCTTCAGAAAATTCGCAAGATGCACTGGGGACTGGATATGCAAGCTTCTATGGGAACTCCAATCATCTCTAGTGCTGACGGAACCGTTACGCTAGTAAGAAAGAGTAAAGGAGGATATGGACACCAGATTGAAATTACCCACGGTTCTACTGGCTATATCACTAAGTATGCTCACATGAGAGAAATTCATGTAAAGAAAGGGCAGAAAGTGAAAAGAGGAGAAGAAATTGGGCTTTCCGGAAACTCAGGTCTCTCAAAAGGGCCTCACCTTCACTACGAAATTATCCTAAACGGTAAAAAGATAGATCCGATAGAATTTTTCTACGGTGGTATGAACAAAGCCGACTACGCCAAATTGAAAGAATTGGCTAAGAAGGATACTGAATCCATGGACTAA
- a CDS encoding NAD(P)H-dependent glycerol-3-phosphate dehydrogenase, translating into MGSQVSSKDTVGVIGAGSFGTAVANLLAENREVLLYARRPEVAKDLSESRSYKGRKLNEAVKLTNDLEEVAQKCELIFPIVPSENFREMLLKLAPFLYPYHILIHGTKGFSVNLAEGESLADLEILDKSQVKTMSELIREETVVRRIGCMAGPNIAYEIDAKEPAATVIASHFDEVIREGQAALRSPMFRVHGNHDIVGIELAGVLKNIMAIVAGIIDGLGFGANTRGLFVTRGLAEIVHIGTGLGANPRAFLGLAGIGDLVTTSTSSRSRNFIVGQRLAKGESLAEILDSMDEVAEGIKTVRIIRALANKHKFAAPITHALHRTLFEGMDIAKGVRLLMEFPFTEDVEFI; encoded by the coding sequence ATGGGCTCGCAAGTCTCATCTAAAGATACCGTAGGCGTAATTGGAGCGGGAAGCTTCGGTACAGCTGTTGCCAATCTGCTTGCAGAAAACAGGGAGGTATTGCTGTATGCCCGAAGACCAGAAGTGGCCAAAGACCTTAGCGAATCCCGTTCGTATAAAGGACGGAAACTCAATGAGGCTGTCAAACTCACCAATGATCTGGAGGAAGTTGCCCAAAAGTGTGAACTGATCTTTCCCATAGTTCCTTCTGAGAACTTTCGGGAAATGCTGTTAAAATTGGCTCCTTTCCTTTATCCCTATCATATACTCATTCACGGGACCAAAGGCTTTTCTGTAAATCTTGCAGAGGGTGAAAGTCTGGCTGATCTGGAAATTCTGGATAAATCACAGGTAAAGACCATGAGTGAGTTGATCCGTGAGGAGACCGTAGTGAGGAGGATTGGTTGTATGGCAGGGCCTAATATTGCCTACGAAATAGACGCAAAAGAACCAGCTGCTACTGTGATTGCGAGTCATTTTGATGAGGTCATTCGGGAAGGGCAAGCAGCCTTGCGAAGTCCCATGTTTCGCGTCCATGGCAATCATGATATTGTGGGGATTGAATTAGCAGGTGTATTAAAGAATATTATGGCAATTGTGGCCGGAATTATAGATGGTTTGGGCTTTGGTGCAAATACCCGCGGTTTGTTTGTGACACGTGGGCTGGCCGAGATCGTCCATATAGGTACAGGCCTGGGAGCCAATCCCAGGGCTTTCCTGGGGCTTGCTGGTATTGGAGACCTGGTAACAACATCCACCAGTAGCCGCAGCCGTAACTTCATCGTCGGGCAACGTTTGGCGAAGGGCGAAAGCCTGGCTGAAATCCTGGATAGCATGGATGAAGTAGCAGAAGGAATAAAAACGGTCCGTATCATACGGGCATTGGCCAACAAACATAAATTTGCTGCACCTATCACCCATGCCCTTCATCGGACGCTTTTTGAAGGTATGGATATCGCCAAAGGGGTAAGGCTCCTCATGGAGTTTCCCTTTACGGAGGATGTAGAGTTTATATAA